ACGGCTTCCTGCAGCCCGGATTCAGCCAGACTGCGCATGCAGTCGGGCATCGCGCCCTGGCCGGGCAGCACCACGCGGTCGGCCGCGCGAATCGCTTCCGGCTGGTCGACGATCGCCACGTCCGCTTCCGGCGCGGCTTTGCGCAGTGCCTGGGCAACCGAACGCAGGTTGCCCATTCCGTAATCCACAATCGCTATCGAAGTTTTCATTTCAAGTTAGGCAGCAATGCCTTCAATCCATCGACGATGAATTCCACCGCCAGCGCCGATAACATCAAACCCATGAGCCGCGTGCCGATATTGATACCCGTGCGACCGACCCAGCGGGCAATCGGTTCGGCGAGCCGCAGCGAAAAAAAGCAGATCGCCGCCAGCACCGCGCCGATCGCGACGAGGCTGATCCGGTCGTACCAGTGCGCCGAACCGGCCGCGTAAATGATCGTGGTGCTGATCGCGCCCGGACCGGTCAGCAGCGGAATCGCCAGCGGCACGACCGCGATGTTGTCCTTCTGCTCGGCTTCATGGCGCTCCTCCGGCGTCGAACGGCTGTTGCCGATCTGCGCGTTCAGCATGTTGATCGCCATCAGCAGCATGATGATCCCGCCGCCCACTTCGAGCGATCCGACCGAAATGCCGAAGAAGCTGATGATCTGCTGCCCGAGCAGCGTGGTGATCGCGATCACGCAGAACACTGAAATGGCCGCGATCCGAATGGTTCTACGCCGCTCGGCATCGCTCTGATTCGCCGTCAGGCTCATGAAGAACGGGATGGCGCCGACCGGGTTGATCAACGCCAGCAGCGAAATAAACGACTTCAGAATGTCCATCGCACACCGGGCGCGAGCGCAATCAGCGCTGATCCCGGTCCTGGTAATTGAGTTGGCCTATGAGCCGGCTATAGCCGACTCATGAGCGCTTAAAGGCTGCCCTTGGTCGACGGAATCTGCCCCGCCGCGCGTTCGTCCAGTTCGGTGGCCATGCGCAACGCACGCCCGAACGCCTTGAACACCGTTTCCATCTGATGGTGGGCGTTCAGGCCACGCAGGTTGTCGATATGCAGTGTTACACCGGCATGATTCACGAAGCCGCGGAAAAATTCGATCGACAGATCGACGTCGAACGTGCCGATGCGCGCACGCGTGAACGGCACATGGAATTCGAGGCCCGGACGGCCGGAAAAATCGATCACGACGCGCGACAGCGCCTCGTCGAGCGGCACGTAGGAATGACCGTAACGACGGATGCCCTTGCGGTCGCCGATCGCTTTCGCGACGGCCTGGCCGAGCGTGATACCGGTGTCTTCGACCGTGTGATGGTCGTCGATATGCAGGTCGCCATGCGCTTCGATTTCGAGGTCGAACAATCCATGCCGCGCGATCTGGTCGAGCATGTGGTCCAGAAACGGCACGCCGGTGGCCAGCTTTTGCTGACCGGTGCCGTCCAGATTGATCTTCACACGGATCTGCGTTTCGCTGGTGTTGCGAACGACTTCCGCAAGGCGCATGGTAATTCCTCGGATCTAGCTAGAAAGCGTCAGGTAGGTGGGATGGGAAAACGGCGGGCCACGCGCGCTTTTCCGCGATATGGGAAAACGCTTGCGCGGCCGTTCGGCACACCATTCAGTTCAGCACGAGTTTCAGTCCAGCGAGCAATTGGGCGTTTTCTTCCGGCGAACCGACGGTCAAACGCACGCAATTGGCCAGCAATGGATGCATTTTACTCACGTTTTTGATCAGAACCCGCGCCGTCAGTAGCGTTTCGAACAGAACCGACGCGTCGGGCACGCGCACCAGCAGGAAATTGCCGGCGCTCGGGAACACTTCGGCGCCCGGTAATTGGGACACCGCGTGCGCAAGTTTCGTGCGTTCGTCGCGCAATTGCGCGGCTTGCGAGTCGAGCACGTCGACGTGGTCGAGCAGAAAATCGGCGGCGGCTTGCGTGAGCACGTTGGTGTTGTACGGCGGCCGCACCTTGTCGAATTCGGTCAGCCAGCCGGGTTTGCCGACCAGATAGCCGAGACGGATGCCGGCGAGGCCGAGCTTGGACACCGTGCGCATCACGACGACGTTGT
The nucleotide sequence above comes from Paraburkholderia aromaticivorans. Encoded proteins:
- a CDS encoding MarC family protein, giving the protein MDILKSFISLLALINPVGAIPFFMSLTANQSDAERRRTIRIAAISVFCVIAITTLLGQQIISFFGISVGSLEVGGGIIMLLMAINMLNAQIGNSRSTPEERHEAEQKDNIAVVPLAIPLLTGPGAISTTIIYAAGSAHWYDRISLVAIGAVLAAICFFSLRLAEPIARWVGRTGINIGTRLMGLMLSALAVEFIVDGLKALLPNLK
- the hisB gene encoding imidazoleglycerol-phosphate dehydratase HisB yields the protein MRLAEVVRNTSETQIRVKINLDGTGQQKLATGVPFLDHMLDQIARHGLFDLEIEAHGDLHIDDHHTVEDTGITLGQAVAKAIGDRKGIRRYGHSYVPLDEALSRVVIDFSGRPGLEFHVPFTRARIGTFDVDLSIEFFRGFVNHAGVTLHIDNLRGLNAHHQMETVFKAFGRALRMATELDERAAGQIPSTKGSL